The proteins below come from a single Hyperolius riggenbachi isolate aHypRig1 chromosome 8, aHypRig1.pri, whole genome shotgun sequence genomic window:
- the LOC137527251 gene encoding olfactory receptor 2AP1-like, which translates to MRNKTAVTYFILKGISDVPELQFLISVLVLLIYLIALGGNLTILLLVCLDSHLHTPMYFFLCNLSILNVSSTTVTLHKALVRFATGNNVVPFAGCIAQVYFFTWFCGNELILLTAMSYDRYIAICSPLHYTSVMNGRVCAGLATFCWSFSILQILPAMAILSQFFCYTSNVINHFLCDIAILMDISCNDTSILELVLLTQGVLLSTFIPFLLTFISYVFIITTILGIKSSTGRSKAFYTCSSHLTVVCLLYTTLVCQYFTPSSTFKSSKLLSLLNTAVVPMLNPFIYSLKNNDVKTALQRKMKSFKSMS; encoded by the coding sequence ATGAGGAACAAGACAGCAGTGACCTACTTCATTCTCAAAGGGATTTCAGATGTTCCAGAGTTGCAGTTTCTGATCTCTGTCTTGGTTCTTctcatttatctcattgctcttggTGGAAACCTGACCATCCTACTACTGGTTTGCCTGGACTCTCATCTCCACACTCCCATGTACTTCTTTCTTTGTAACCTGTCCATTCTTAATGTTtcttccaccacagtcacattaCACAAGGCTCTTGTTCGTTTTGCAACTGGAAATAATGTAGTGCCTTTTGCAGGCTGCATAGCACAGGTTTATTTCTTCACATGGTTTTGTGGTAATGAGTTGATATTGCTTACAGCCATGAGCTACGACCGTTACATTGCCATCTGCAGCCCTTTGCATTACACATCTGTCATGAATGGCAGAGTCTGTGCTGGTTTGGCCACATTCTGTTGGTCTTTTAGTATTTTACAGATTCTTCCTGCAATGGCCATACTGTCACAGTTCTTTTGCTACACTTCAaatgtaattaaccacttcttATGTGACATTGCAATTTTGATGGATATTTCATGTAATGATACCTCTATTTTGGAACTGGTGCTCCTCACACAAGGGGTTTTACTTTCGACTTTCATTCCATTTCTCCTCACGTTCATCTCTTATGTCTTCATCATTACCACCATACTGGGAATTAAGTCTAGTACAGGAAGGTCTAAAGCTTTCTACACGTGTTCTTCTCACCTTACTGTTGTGTGTCTACTCTACACAACTCTTGTATGTCAATATTTTACACCAAGCAGCACCTTCAAATCCAGCAAACTTTTGTCTTTACTCAACACAGCTGTAGTTCCCATGCTAAACCCCTTCATCTACAGCCTGAAAAATAATGATGTGAAGACAGCTCTACAGCGAAAGATGAAGTCTTTTAAGAGCATGTCCTGA